The proteins below are encoded in one region of Arthrobacter sp. CJ23:
- the rsmD gene encoding 16S rRNA (guanine(966)-N(2))-methyltransferase RsmD, giving the protein MSRVIAGVAGGNPLISVPGTATRPTTDRVKEALFSRLDAFDVVDGARVLDLYAGSGSLGVESASRGAATVELVEFDARASEVCQRNADMVNQVLRGKTVHVHRARVESFLERAAEDVRWDLVFLDPPYPLDEPALNAVLTKLAPHLDEAAVVVVERSSRTAEPDWPETMECFAEKKYGETRLWFAEPTVELLPEASPEDATETAPGD; this is encoded by the coding sequence ATGAGCCGGGTCATCGCCGGCGTGGCCGGTGGCAACCCCCTGATCAGCGTGCCCGGCACCGCCACGAGGCCCACCACCGACCGTGTCAAGGAAGCCCTGTTTTCACGGCTGGACGCGTTCGACGTGGTGGACGGCGCGCGTGTGCTGGACCTCTACGCCGGCTCCGGATCGCTGGGCGTCGAGAGCGCCAGCCGCGGTGCCGCCACCGTGGAACTTGTGGAATTCGATGCCCGCGCCAGCGAAGTCTGCCAGCGCAACGCGGACATGGTCAACCAGGTGCTGCGCGGCAAGACGGTTCACGTGCACCGCGCCCGCGTGGAGTCATTCCTGGAGCGCGCCGCCGAGGACGTGCGCTGGGACCTGGTGTTCCTGGACCCGCCCTACCCGCTGGACGAGCCGGCACTGAACGCGGTCCTGACCAAGCTCGCGCCGCATCTGGACGAGGCCGCCGTCGTGGTGGTGGAGCGCTCGTCCCGGACGGCGGAACCGGACTGGCCCGAAACCATGGAGTGCTTTGCCGAGAAGAAATACGGCGAGACGCGGCTGTGGTTCGCGGAACCGACCGTTGAGCTTCTACCGGAGGCGTCTCCAGAAGATGCCACGGAAACCGCCCCGGGGGACTAG